Within the Wolbachia pipientis genome, the region CAATAAGTCAATCTAATGAAAAAACGCCTTTGACAAAGCTTGACAAAATAATAGGAGTTTCAAGTTTCAAAGAAACAGTAAGTCGTTGTATATAGTAAGAACAGTAAATTCCATCTACCAATAGCAGGCTACCAGCCAGACTTTGTAGCATTAGCGGTTTTTCTTTTTCACCTGTAGTATTTTCTTTGCCAGATTTACTATCAAAATATGATTTGGAAGAAAGTTTATTAGAAGGGTTTTGTCTTGCACAGTGATTTCTATTTTAGCTTTTTTACACACGAATTAAAGATCTTTACTATTTTCATTATATAATTAAGTTTTTAACTGATTTACCAAAATTTTTAAAGTGTCAGTTTTCTGGCGCATACTGTTGCTTTTATAAATTAAGACCATGGAATTTCTTCAATTGCTCACTCCACAACATCGGTATTTCCTTCAAATCAGCTAACCTCAAACTCCTTGGTTGCCTCCCATTTACTATATCTTCTTTAATCTTTGGTGCTAAATAATTCAGCCTTAAAATTTGTTGCACACGTCTTGTACCTATATTAATTTTGGCACTCAGCTCTTGACCTTACCCAGGAAAAGTGGAGAGAAAGTTGGGAATGTTTTTACAAAGAGAATGATGAATCAAAAAGCTCAGGGATGCAATAGTTAATAGTAGAATGTCTGCGTTGTTTGTTATAAAAAATTTCTATATATTCAAATATAGCAGTTTTAATAGACTGTTTGGAGTACTTAGCAGTATTTATTAATAACTCTCTTTTCAGAGAACTAAAGAAACTTTCTACAACGGAATTGTCGTAACAATAGCCTTTGTGACTCATGCTAGGAACTATGTTCTTTATAGCTAGTAGATTTTGGTAATTTTTTGAAGTATATTGTGAACCTTGATCGCTATGTAATAGTAGATTCTTGGGATGGTTACGCTTGTAAATGGCCATTAACAAAGAGTCAATAACCAACTGTTTATTTATTGAGCTACTCATCGACCAGCCAACTACCATACGTGAATATAGATCGATTACTACTGCCAAATATAGCCATCCTTTCTTGGTTCTTATATAAGTAATATCAGTCACCCACACTTTATTTGGTTGATCGGTAATAAAATTTTGATCTAATATATTGGGAACTATGACTCTATTGTCAGTTTGCCGTTTCTTGGTTTTAAATTTTCTTTTAAGTATAGCCTTAATGCCATTTTCTTTCATAACATTTTGCACTGTTTTGATGTTGTAATTTTTATCTAAAGCTTTCAATTCAGCATGAATTTTAGGGGCACCATATCTGCATTTAGAAACTTGATGTATTTTTTGAATATCTGCTAATAGATCTTTTTTTGCCAATTCCCTATTGCTTATTTTTTTAGCAAGCCATTTGTAATAACCACTAGCAGATACACCAGAAATTCTACATAATTCTTGTACTTTATAGCAATTGCTATGCTCTTTTATAAAAAGATATTTTACTCTTTTTGACTGGCAAAATATCCCAGGGCTTTTTTTTAAATGTCTCTTTCCCTTGTTACTCTTGCTAACTCTCTCTTTAAGTCAAATCTCTCTTTATCATAAGGCGCTACGTTACCCCTGCCCGGAAATGCATTTACTGCTGACTTTTTCTCGTTATACTTCTTTATCCACTTACCTAATATACCGGGATTTATACCTAGATCCCTTGCTATTTGTGAAATTGTTTCTCCCCTTTCTCTGAAAAGTTTTACAGCTTCTTCTTTGAACTCTGCTGTATACTCTCTTCCATTTGTCATATTGCACCTCTTTATGAAAACATTTTTTACTATAAAAACGTCTCAACTTTCTCTCCACTTTTCCTGGGTAAGGTCAGTTTATACTTGCCAATGTTTTAGAGATATTTTACTAACATAAAGCGAAGTACTCCGGTTTATAGCTGCTTTCTTTTTATATAGTGAAATTTGGCTATTTTCAACTAATACTATAAATTACATCTTTGTAGTTATGAGATTCAACCACTACTTGCTCTAGCGTTAAACTGCTGCATTTAGCATCTTTACTATGGTTTTCTTCAAGCACTTTTGTCCTTGCTTCCTTTATTTCCTCAATGAACTTTCCATTAACTTTTTCTGGTTCAATTCTTTCCTCACAATATACAAGATTTGTGCAATTTGTTTTTCTGTAATAATGTACTCCAAGGAATATCAATGATAGTACAAGTATACTTGAGCCTACAAGTAGTGATAGCCCTACGTTATTAATCAAAGCGTTCTGGTAAAACTTCTGTACACTACTAATACCACCTTCTACATACAGTAATAAAGGCAATACTATATTTGCAGCAACCAAACTGCTTAATAATGCTGTAAATAATGGCCTATCTTTGATTACTGATTCTACTTTATTTCTTCTACTAATGACTTTGTCGTCAATATTAATGAAGTTGTTCTTACCTTTCCAAGCGTTAAGTGTAAAATGTGAATGAGTACCATTGCTGTATTCCAGTTTGACTGATTTTATTACTTTATCTTTTGGTTGATACTTTAGCACCTGATTCAAAGTTTCATTCGCATTCTTTCCCCCTATTTGACACTCTTCAGTATCTCTAAATTGCTTTATTCCACAAAATATTGTGCTAATTGCAAGCAATGAAGTAATCGCTATCATCGGCATAGTAATGTAGAGAGGGCTGTTTGCAAAAAACGTGACAAATTTTGCTTTGTCTTGTACACCTGCAGATGCGCTAAGTAAAATCACAGTTACACCGAAAATTAGAAATTCCTTCTGCTGCACTGCATATTTTACTCTTGGCAAAACTCTATTTGTTTTCTTTTCTTTTTTAATTAACGGAGTTTCTTCATTATCATTTTTTTCTGGTGAGCTAGTTGAAAGTGTAACTATACTATCATGATTTAATGATATATCCTCACATCCTTGAACACCACAAGACTCACTCATTTCTGTTACTTGAGAGTTTGATCTTGTCATCTCTGCACTTCTATTGTCTATTCCACTATCACTTCCTTCCAAACTATTTTTTAAAAATTTTGTATTCAGATCTCTAGGTTCATCAATTATATCTTCTGATCCTT harbors:
- a CDS encoding IS3 family transposase, with the protein product MFCQSKRVKYLFIKEHSNCYKVQELCRISGVSASGYYKWLAKKISNRELAKKDLLADIQKIHQVSKCRYGAPKIHAELKALDKNYNIKTVQNVMKENGIKAILKRKFKTKKRQTDNRVIVPNILDQNFITDQPNKVWVTDITYIRTKKGWLYLAVVIDLYSRMVVGWSMSSSINKQLVIDSLLMAIYKRNHPKNLLLHSDQGSQYTSKNYQNLLAIKNIVPSMSHKGYCYDNSVVESFFSSLKRELLINTAKYSKQSIKTAIFEYIEIFYNKQRRHSTINYCIPELFDSSFSL
- a CDS encoding transposase; translated protein: MTNGREYTAEFKEEAVKLFRERGETISQIARDLGINPGILGKWIKKYNEKKSAVNAFPGRGNVAPYDKERFDLKRELARVTRERDI